Genomic DNA from Rana temporaria chromosome 1, aRanTem1.1, whole genome shotgun sequence:
AATCCCATCTCAAACATCCAGGCTTAACGTTTTATTGTTACAAATCAATTGATGTAGTAAGTTTCTGCCAGTCAGTTGTAGTGTTTCTATTACACTCACCTTTTTCTGAGGACTCACCAACTAAAAAGCCTTTTCCCAAGTTACTTTTTGGTCCTATACTATACACATCTCCCTTACTTCCTTATATATGGGGCAATATGGGTTGGTTGGCCACAGATTCCAAATATTGGTTCAACTAGGGTTCCAGGTGTACTACCAAGGTCTTTCCTTTATACAAGATATTTATCTACCAGTTTTGAAGGAAATCTGTGCTTAAATATGTATGTTGCTCCCGCAGACATTAGCTACTTCGACTTTTTAAAATAGTAGCGGCTCGATTGTTCTACTGATCATCTGCGTTTATTAACTGCTTACAAGTATACAGATCAGATGCTCTGACTTTACTTGCTACATGTTCCAGATCAGCAATAAAGTATACAGACTAAGCACAGCCAGGTTACAAGTAtttacaaaactaaaaaaaaacaaaaaaaacaatgtagtCTCACACTGTACGTGCAAAAAGTAGCAGTAGATGGAGGCGATATTAGTTCAAGACTGTTGTAAGTGCATTAAAGACATCTGTATAGTAAATTAGTATGCCAATCACAAAAAGCACATAACATTGCCAGTACTGATTGTTAAAGTAAGTCTTAAATTGTGAACAGGGCCAGCAGAAACACCTAGCCACAGCAACAGAAGATTCCTGCCGCTACATACGACACTGTCCTAAATCGCCATGTGAATGTAGCCATAATCAGCTAAATATAGTCcaggtgcattaaaataaaaagatgtGCAGAGGGTTGGTTGGTTTTCTTTACAAAGCAGCCAGAGCCTGAaattccagcatactgcagagaaGGATGCTTGCTCTCTATATGGAAGCATTGGTTCATCTTCAGAGGTGTACCATGCGCTCTGCTTAgtcagactaaggccccatacatacTATaacattttttgcagatttttgccTTCAGGATTTacaaaaaccatataatatggagGTCACTCCTTAagagttttaatttgtatgcaatcagacaggcccttgcactatatggttttggtaaatctgaagaaaatctaatagtgtgtatggggccttagagtaagGGGGCTGCTCTCCATAAATGTAAGACGAATAAtagatgacagaaaaaaaaaacacaacaccacAAACAAATTAAAGTGTGTATAGCTTAGGCACAATGTAGTCAATATAAAAAGGAGTAGGCTACATCTcagaaattaaaaaccgcagtACAGAACAGAATGGTATCCACATGCCCTGAAAGGGGAGAAAAGACATACAATCGCAAGATAAAATAAAAGGCGAGTATGAGCTTATAACTCAGGAGACATGCCATGCCTCTGCAGACCGATTCGTGCAGGGGTTTCCAAAAtgcagcccgagggccagatgtggccctttgttggcttttatttggcccttggggcactactcctcacaccaacaattgggcaccatttcttccaccgataccaatgatcgAATACTATTTCTCCTAagaataggggcactactcctcctcctgcccgaccaccaaccctgaggcaatatttattctcactgatgctgggcccaggacattttctgcctCTGCTGGCCACAATACAGCCCTCCTAAAATCTAAagcacaataaactggccctttgtttgataagtttggagacccctggattaGTGTTTTCAGACAGGGATTTCTTCTCTGCAGCCTGATAGAGACCAAGCTTTTCTGCTCTGGATGCTttctaaataaaaacaattgtaaGACTTGTATTTTCATATAGATCATGTTTTGTAGGTACAGTTGTGATGCCTGGAATACAAAACTCCTCTAGGACAGAAGAATGCAAACAATAAACTCTACAGAACATTTTACCATTTACATAACTTGAGTGTGGCAGTCATGGGTATTGGCCACATTTTTTCCAGCTAAGGAAATGGAACACTGTATCCTTATTAACAGCAActcaaaatatttttgaaaaaaatgcaacatataGTAAGAGCTTAAACCAAACCTGATAAATTAGCAAGTAGCAGCAGTGTTTTTCACTTTGCTAATAGTATCAAGATTAATGCCTGTGTGATATGGTCTAGAACTATAATATCAATATTGTCACAGATCCTTCCAGTCAATAGGTGTTTTACCCACACTCTTGAGGTAATCATTTGTTTTAGAGAAGTGATGACAACCAAAATATCCACGGTGTGCAGATAGAGGAGATGGATGGACCGTTTGCAACACAAGATGGCGCTTCTGCAAAACAAAAATCTGTTAGTTATCCATATAAAATGGAATGAGTGTATAGTCTCATTAGTATTTTATAAATGTTCATCTATTTACAACCTCatttccaaaaagaaaaaaaagtggaaatgtgtaaaatctacataaaaacaacaacaaaaaatacagAATGTAATGATTTGCAAGTCTCAGAAACCCCatatttattcacaatagaaaaggtgtcaaatgtttaaactgagaaaatgcacTATTTCAGGAATAAAATAAAGACAATTTTAAAATTGATGGCGGCATCTCGCCTGATAAAGGGttctaactgctcaacagtcctgggTCTTCCTTGCCATATTTTTCATATCAAGATGCACCAAATATTTGAcattggtgaaaggtctggactgcacAGGCCAGTTAAACACCCAAACTCTTCTACTACCAAGCCATGTTGTTGTCATAGATGCAGCATTGTCCtgcatatgctgctctaaaacccGGAAATAGCTTTCTGCACCGATGGCGtctttccagatgtgcaagctgcccattTCATAGGTACCAATGCATGCCCAAGTGTCAGAGATGCAAGCTTCTATCCTCTCCTTTTTAGCCTGGAGGACATGGTGCCTATGGTCGACAAATAGAATGAGAACATTTTGACTCATCTGACTGCAGAACAGTTTtctactttgcaacagaccattttaaaatTAGTTTTGGCCCAAAGACGACGACAGCATTTCTGGATCAGATATGGCAGCTTTTTTACAAGACAGATTTAACTTGCATGGCAAATTTTGTTCACAGGcagtgatttttggaagtattACCAAGCCCATGCAATCATATTAATCACAAAATCatgtgtttttaatgcagtgccatCTGAGGGCCAGAAGATCACGGGCATCTAATTTTGCTTTTTTGCTCTGTCCCTTGCGCTCAGAGATTTCTCCAGAATTGTGGGATCTTGATAAAATGTATGTTGGGTGATGTACTTAGTCTTTTCAATTTTATGTTTAGAAACAAAATTCTGAAATTGTTGGACCAAATTTTAGATGCAGCTTTTtacagattggtgaacctctaCTCATTTTTACTTCTGAAACATTCTGACTCTTTAAAATGCCCTTTTTATACCCAGTCATGTAACTGACCAGTTGCCAATTAACCCAATTAGTTGTAAAATGTTCTTTGGGCTCTTCCTGGATAGTACCACTTTGCCAGATTTTTgtggccctgtcccaacttttttttagaTGTGTTGCTACCATTTAAGAATTACCTTTATTGTTTTCTTAAAATTATGCATagtctcagtttaaacattttatttattacaagtgCTTATACAGCGCTTAACATATATATTGTACTTTCAGATCAGTCTCTGCCCtctaggagcttacaatccaaggtccctaaatcacattcatacatatactaggacCAATGTTGACAttatccaattaacctaccagtataTTTTTgagtgtgagaggaaacccacgcaagcacagagagaacatgcaaactccaggcaggcatCGTTATGGCTGGGATCTGAACCATCAACCCTGgagctgctaggcagaagtgctaaccatttTCAATTGTGATGGAccgtttatcggttaaccgatgaagctgactgatggtcagtcgtgcctacacaccatcggttaaaaaaacgatcgtgtcagaacgcggtgacgtaaaacacgacgtgctgaaaaaaactaagttcaatgcttccaagcatgcgtggatttttaaccgatggtcgtgcctaccaacgatcgttttttttctaatcGGTTAGGAacccattggttaaatttaaaacaagttggcttttttttaactgatggataaataaccgatggcgcccacacacgatcggtttggaccgatgaaaacggtccatcagaccgttctcatcggtttaaccgatcgtgtgtacgcggcctaagcccTAAGCCCAAACACTTGTGTCCAGCAACACTAAGCCCCCAAGGTGTCACTCACCATTCCCTCCTACTATGATTTCTTTGTGGTTTCTAGCACAATTAACCTGCACAGAATAAACTTTTTCTTTAAAGATTCTTATCACTGCAATATATCAAAACTTGTTGAATTTCCAGCCTTTCatattttaaattcaaaaccatcCAAAATATGCTACTTGCTTCACGGACACTTACTCTGTCAATACCAATTCCTTTCTTCTGGGCATAAGCTCCCCAAAGCATGAAGACCAAGCCACTAAGGTTCTTGTTCAGCCAAGAAACCACTGAGTCTGTAAACTGCTCCCAGCCTCTGTCTTTATGTGAATTAGCATTGTGTGCTCTAACAGTCAGCACAGCATTTAAAAGGAGAACGCCTgagatacaaaaaaacaaaacaaaaaaaaaaaatattattcttttatactatatagatatacatataacAATTTTACATAGTAATTTAATGCAATGAggcatctggtgcagctgtgagtAGTAAACAGTTAGATTCTAGGTTTTGTTAAAGCTTAATAGAACAAGCTGAATTAGGAAGCCGATttgattactatgcacagctacaccagatttagtGTGCGCCATTTTTAGCTGTGTCCTGCCCCccagctcctccctcctgccattTCAGCTTTCCTGGATTGAAAcggatgtgtttgtttacctgccCCGGCCATATATCTCCTCGCTCATGTCCCGGCAGCAAAGTATGTGGGTAGGGGGAGGGTAAGCAGATCCTACAAAGTCCCAATCTTGGTGCTATGACCCTGCTGCAGCAACTGCCATCTCTCTTGCTGGCTGCCTCTTAAAAGCCTCCCCTAAGCTCCTCCTCAACTCTGACATGGCAAAGTGAGGGGAGGCCTGGGAGGAAATGCATCCCATGGCCATCGGCTCATACCTAGACAAATttctgtctccttcaatgtgacaGAGAATCGGTTTGTTTCGCCATTTTACTGAAATGTCAGTTTGGTATCTTCAATCTTTTATAGGAAAACCAAGTTTCCTGCAAAACTACACAACAATATGAAATTGAAGAATCACTTCCAACCTTTGGAGGACGGTTTTGCCTAAGgaaattctcactttctgttcttcgcATGTGTGCTAGATCAAAGATCTAGATGTACATGCGCATATATTATTTTGTATGTTGACAAGTTGACAGTTGCAATTATGCTGCTCTGTACAGTGAAGCAGCTataattattttacatttctgtaaaaataaaaacatttgaatcATTCACAGCATTATAAACAATACTACTACTTATAAGCCCTTCTTTAAAGCGACGTTCCaccaaaaaatggaacttccgctttcagtgaaggtgaccccctgacatgcggataccctctttttagaggcactcagctcccacttcctcccggagctcaggaaggaagttcacctctccctccGTGCAATCTTCTCGGACATTGCACAGGTCCAAGAAGATTGCCAGGGCAATCACAGCACGACTCGCACAGTGCGTGACCAGCTATGAAGCCGCAGTCAGAATGCCAACAccatggagaggaggggggagaggagcggcttCATTTGCCCACATTGCTGGACCATggaacaggtgagtgtccgattattaaaagtcagcagctacacggtttgtagctgctgaattttatatgggtggaacttAAAGCGGGCTTATGTAATGGATAACTAACAAAACTAAACTTTAGCTGTCTTTACCTTGTTTGGCCCACCCAGATAGATCACCATGTCCAGGGTGTTCAAAACCATCAATATCTACTTTAAGCTCCTTGTACATGTTTTCCAAGCtaaaaagaaaacattaaaaaGTTTAATCGTATATTACACCAAGGAAAGAAGCTGATTCTAATACGCTTGCCTGCAACTAAGACTTCACAGGATGCAACAAGTTGCCAAAGACGAGAGATGTAAACTTGCATaggaaaaaaaaggcacaaagATTTCCGGTTTCAAAAATATATCTAGCTCAAGTGCTGGTGGGAATGGAAAGAATATGTAAAGACTTGCAGTGCTGCTGGCATACTAAATAAAGTGTAAACTACTGTTACAACCCAACCACTGGACCACAGCCTCCCTCATCTCAGGCCTTGAGCTAGCTGAAGATCCCCAACTTCCCACAGTGCCTCCACGCTCCCACAGTGGCAAGAAGTGCCCCTCATTCTCTCATGATTCCCCAGGCCCCCTAAGGGCCCTCAGTTCCCACAGTGCTTGCTAACCTCCCAACTGTAGCCCTATCTTGCCGCAGAGCCTCCACTCCCACATATTGCCTCCAGAAGTGTTTGTTCCACAGTGCCCTCCAACCTCTTAGAGAGACCCTGAACCCTCAGAAAAGATAGCTGCACAaattcagcttttatttattttttgttagtcGAGTAGAACTTCAGTTTGAATTAAGTATTCAGAGGTAAAACCCTTGTAGAGATTCTATCTATATCACTGTTGTGTAGgtatcccctcacttcctgtgccCATTATAAATGTCGGCTATAAGTAGGAAGctctccaatgaaaaaaaaacaagcaataaaacctgacaggtggaAACCTTTCCCcactataattaaaataaaacccTACACAATACACATCATTGCTGGTTTTCCTTCTTATCTTGGTGACACAAAATGTATTAAGGAGAACAGATAGCAATGAAAACCTGATCGGACCTAACTCTTCTGCAGACTtggcaagaataaaaaaaaaaaaaaaaaaaaaaaaaaaaggatccacTACACTGGTTTGAACCACAAATTCAGGGCAGAACTTAAAATTCTccaatttaaatataaaatgcaTCACACTTGTATACAACTGTAAATCTGGGTACCTTGGTGGAGGGGGTACAGGCTTCTGAACGCTAAAGCACAATCCATGAGCCTGGTTGGGGCCATGGTAAGGATCCTGTCCTAAAATTACAACCTTcacctagggaaaaaaaaaaaaaaaaaaacattaatataaGAGTTAACGTAGGAGTGCACGCTAGAACTAAGGTTAAAACTGCTCCCACCCTGCTTCTAACACTTATACTAACTACTCTTATAGATGGAAGTTACTTACTGTAACGGTAtggccgtgggacccagaggctcttgaaggatgcggggtactcctgtgtcagcttcaccaatgactcgtgtctagggtcatcctatgtccactaggggcataggatgactgagaactgatatcatggattacatgagatgggacagaaatgataattcatgtattgcaggatatcttgaaatattacaagttgttcattctgaacacaacaggtcaatagagtgtctccttcaatgtggaacatagactgttgagatgttaatcacctccagctaccgggctgtagtgatgaaagcttgctgtgattgcattctattgtctattgtgttaattaagcctggctcctaagatatttcatggtgttatgctaactaaccctgtattgtgtgaaagttctattgatgctaatatgtgttgcgAGTTAACatactctaaaggtcagacgtctgacttatgttcactaaaggaatgtgtattttgtagcaggtgagaatagcttatcgcggaatcagaaagtctgtctaagatgtggattgagggggactcgttagcacccattgtgtgatgttgtgggtggagtgtgtcattgtcccttttcttactgcagcatgctttctaactgtatataagaaacctgagtttaccattaaagtctatctgtttggaaccagagaacagagctgtgtgtctcgttattctggggaaaacccaatgggtcctgtctgctggattgtggggtgttggaagctgtcttgggttggtggaatggaatatcgtaagggcgttaacccctgaccgttacacttaCATTTACCGATTCTCATCGACCAGCAGACAACAGATGCCCCAGGGGTGAGTCTATAGGGCATTCCATCCATTGTCAGTGAGCTTTCCTGAAGCTGACCGATGGGAATATCACGTGACAAGACCCAAGTGCTCTGAGAATAGGTAAGCATATGAATCTTCCTTTTACAGGGTATTTAGCATAGGAGCCGTTTTAAGCATAATTTATTCTGGCCCAGATTTCTACTTTAAATCTAGCAAAAGTGAATCAGCTGTCTACCTTCTTTAGCACTTTAAGCacatttcatgcatttttatcCAATCTGTAAAATTCCCCCTGATATTTTTGGGCGCGGCTTAGGCGGGCTTATTCTGACCGATTTGCATGTGCTGCCCATAAAAGAGGAAATGGGCATGTATGGGTGGCGACAGATGTGGGGATCAACACAAAAGGATCCAATTACTACAGGCAAGTTTGTGAAAACTACAGGGGTGGAAAGGCCAATCAATTTTCTCAAATGGATACAGCAGCTAGAttgtgcaattgccagttaaagtagcgtggTGCCGAAACAGCAAGACCTgaccatgaagggggtaaaacctgccaaagctgaagtggttaaattggcaCACAATATATACTTACATCTCTAATGTCACACATCTGAGTCCAGGTAAAGACTTGGTGCGGAGGAGGATACACAGTGTATCGATTCCGTTCTCCTGAGATAAAATTTGTCAACTAAACAAGAAGAAAGGGTATTATATATTGTATGTACAGCTCCAAACAACTAGAAGTAGTTTGCAAATAgaataattcaatattttttttttttttggctatagATAGGGCAATGCTTTATTGAATGATCAGACCAAGACATTCACTGCATCTTGAGGAAGTTTTAGCCCTCCACTGACTAAAATATACTAGCTACCAGTTTATCACACAAACGCATACTGTATGTTTTGCATGTTAATTTCAGGTCACTGGCAGCTTTAGCTGCAAACATTTTACTACACAACAATTTACAAACACTTTATggcttttgtttaccaaaaacagCAACACACAAAAATTCATAATGACCCATTAGAAATGTGCCATCATTCTCAATAAATAAACCTGCTGAAAATAGTaattgcttaaagcggaactatacCACTGATTAAATAATACCAAAATGGTACCCCCAATGTATATACAGGGACTTTTAAGGCAACTAAACAGTTTAAAGTTTTATTAAACAAACATTGTTAAAACTTAACAATGTTTAATAAAACTTTATAAATCTTTAAACTGTTTATTTAGTTGCCTTTAA
This window encodes:
- the UNG gene encoding uracil-DNA glycosylase, translating into MLGQKTINAFFTPVSKKRSSSEAWPGEDADRGDIKKLQSGETTPVKKTRQEDEENQPKITSPPLSPEQLDRIQKNKAAALQKLAARHAPEGFGESWKQELLSEFSKPYFIKLTNFISGERNRYTVYPPPHQVFTWTQMCDIRDVKVVILGQDPYHGPNQAHGLCFSVQKPVPPPPSLENMYKELKVDIDGFEHPGHGDLSGWAKQGVLLLNAVLTVRAHNANSHKDRGWEQFTDSVVSWLNKNLSGLVFMLWGAYAQKKGIGIDRKRHLVLQTVHPSPLSAHRGYFGCHHFSKTNDYLKSVGKTPIDWKDL